One genomic window of Cannabis sativa cultivar Pink pepper isolate KNU-18-1 chromosome 2, ASM2916894v1, whole genome shotgun sequence includes the following:
- the LOC133034448 gene encoding uncharacterized protein LOC133034448 → MDLQGAQGDVCCRVFPAILSEAAQQWYFKLTPRMFNSWKDFSSIFHAQFSSSRQLPLHLEDMVKVKQRPGEPLGAYISRFMTEATKVARVTEDGKLFAILGGIKVLGELWKDIRKNGPIDSMSDLLDHANGFIKLEEAIR, encoded by the coding sequence ATGGACCTGCAAGGAGCACAAGGAGATGTATGTTGCAGAGTTTTTCCTGCCATCCTCTCAGAGGCCgcccagcaatggtatttcaagttgacACCTAGAATGTTCAATTCATGGAAGGATTTCTCCTCGATATttcatgcacaattctcctctTCTCGCCAACTTCCATTGCACTTAGAAGACATGGTCAAAGTGAAGCAAAGACCAGGAGAACCTCTCGgagcatacatcagcagattcatgacagaGGCAACTAAGGTTGCACGGGTGACCGAAGATGGAAAATTGTtcgcgatactggggggcattaaAGTTCTTGGAGAACTTTGGAAGGACATCAGGAAGAATGGACCAATAGATTCTATGAGTGACTTACTTGATCACGCGAATGGTTTTATTAAGCTTGAAGAAGCCATTCGGTGA